The stretch of DNA GCTTGTATTATATCATTAACATCTGCTCCAGAAAATCGATTTTGAATTAAAGTCATCACATTTGCTAACAAGTTTTCCATATTCTTAACTCTTTCGCGCAACTCTTCATTTTCAGATGCACAAACCTTCGATTTTTTAGAATGAGGAATCTTGCCCATACATCGCACACGTCCGTTTTTATCAGGTCCTTGTACTTGATAAAATATGTCATCCTTCCAAGACATAGAACCTTGTGTGTCTTGGGTTGATTGAGAAGTTCCAGCctcattattatgtttttttagttcttcctaaaaaataaaataaaaattattaatgattgaaaataccaaattgaaattgacattCAAAGCATGTAGTACTACAATAAGATCCAATTAAAAAACTTCAACATTGCATATAGGCTAACAAATACAAAATCTCCTAAATGGTCAAGTAAAAATCCAATACAATCATCatacatttgaaaataaaattcagcactttgtcaaacttaatttatacacattttatatattggtaccgtttaattattatcaaaacttACAATCAATCTTGCAGCCTTTCCATTGACAATTGCTCCATCTTTACGAGTGCGGGTATCAATGTAAATCTCTTTACGTCCAGGCAACACTCCTTTGCCCTTTTTATCTACaaccaaataaataagttaaatgcatttcatttttaatttaaattaaagccataaaaatagaaatagaaataaaccTTCTCATCAATAAACTTTGGGAGACTTTTTGAACCCATACAATGAACATCTTCAAATTTAGCACGATTTTgcctattaattttacttattttctgcaattgaaataaaatattagtcttaataataaactctttaatatattactCATAATATATACGACTTACTTGTCCTTCATCAGAAAACCAATGATGAACCAAACCACGATATTGATTTGGGTCAACCCTATCATCTGGTACAAGAGATGCAACTTCTTCTTCTGTTTTAGTAGGGTCATATGCCATTGACTTTAGATCACCCTTCCATTGCCTCCATTTCTCATTCAGCTCAGATTTTAACATTTCTCTTGTTAAGTCATTTATTGGaggaacaaactcaaatttactCTACACAATAAGAGATGTTAAAGAAACatgttatattagttaaatgtaTTCTTACAGTTATCAACATGTTATGATGTAGTTTGAGTGTGCTAAACATCTATATTCTTAAACTATaagtatgattataaattgttaaTCCATCAAATATTCCTAACATCATCATTGTACATCAAACATGTTAGagcacaaaaactaaaaaacatgttaattgtACATCTCAATTGacttcttaaaaaaatgttatattagttaaatgaaTAATCATAATACCTCtattaatttcaacatttcttCTTTGTAATCATTTGGCATAACTTTCCATGACTTGTAGTTGATAGGAGCATATTGATACCTTCTAGCTACGCTACCAATGAAACGAGTTAGAGTTGTCCCTTCCTCACCAATGGGTCGACCATATTTGTCCAAATTAACGATTATTAAATCACCATCTTCCATTTCCCATACATCTAACATTTTTGTAGGACCTCTAGCCCGTTTAGGCTCTACTtctacaaacaaaacaaaaggacAATAACATTATGTGTGCATATaagtcataataaaaataatataaataaaacttcaaaacaaagaatatataattaatacctttttcaatttgttcttcTTCAACTTCTATATCAGAGGGAATTGAGTGAGATTCTACAGACTCACGTATGACACCTTCTGCATGACAAGGACTAGAACGAGTTTCTGCAACATTACTTCCTTCTACATTGGTTGAGTTTGTATTATTTGAAGTAGACTGAATTCCTTCATTATCACTTGCTCGATGTCGAATATTTAACTTTCTTCTTCGAGCCATTGCTTCTCtaacacaaaattataaatgagtaACTTGGACAAAAGTcaaaaaacatagacaaatctaaaagtataagaaaaacatagacaaatctaaaagtataagaaaaacatagacaaatctaaaagtataagaaaaacatagacaaatctaaaagtataagaaaaacatagacaaatctaaaagtataagaaaaacatagacaaatctaaaagtataagaaaaacatagacaaatctaaaagtataagaaaaacatagacaaatctaaaagtataataaaaacataatgtaTAAAATCATGCACAATTAGAACACACTTCATTCGTCTTcctcatcatcttcattatcttcatcatcatccatattatcaacatcaacaacttcaaaaaaatcattatcgTCTTCAACTTGAAGCCTAAccaaatcattaacattttgagtAGCTTCACTTGTATCGCCCATTAGTTGCCCAtgaatttcttcaatttcattagATTCCTCATCACCCATATCATAGATATCTCTAACTTTTGCATTGAGAACAACAAGCCAATCCTTGTTTCTctcatcatatatataaaacaccTTTTTAGCTTGTGATGCAAACACAAATGGGTCATCACAAATATTTTTCCcagtatgttttaaaaatttgaaattgacaaGCGTCATACCAAACTTATCTTTCTTGATACCTTTATTAATATCAACCCAATCAcatttaaataacacaaacttgtacTTTCCAGAATAATCCAACAGCAGTATATCAGTTATTGCCCCATAGTAATTAATTTCATCTGTTGAGGTCTTTGTCTTTACAACAACTCCACTattttgtgttttcaaaaatctctctctcttctttgtGTGGAATCTAAAACCATTAATCGCATAACCTGTGTATCTTCTTACTACCTCAGATGGTCCACGGGATAACCATCTAAGTTCATGAGTAACTTCTGAGCTCTTTTGTTCATCCATACGCTGGATCTaaaatatttcatgaaatatagtaagtttatatataaaaacaatcagtaaaatttaaataattaaattattatatgctCACCCTGAGTTTAAACCACTCAATAAATTTTTGACCATGTTGCTTGTCAATTTCAAGTTGTGTCAATCGTCGTGGTCGACACTGTCTCTTAAGATGTAAAATGTGTTCTCTAAAAGTAACAGTAatagagttaaaataaaatgtaataaaaatttcaattgtataaaattgaaatatgatatGTGACTTACTCTATAAATGGAGCAACTGCATCACAATTAGAAAGCACATATCTATGTGCCTGTGCTAACTCTTTCTTGTCAAGTTTAGTTCTACTCACTTTCTTCCTCTTCCCTAATCGTaacttttgttgtttctttatcCCTAATGGCCTTCCAGAGACTTCATCGTCATTTCTGTTAGGTCTATTGAACCTAGTTTCTACCCCAGATAGATATTGCGAACAAAACGTCAAACATTCATTGGCCAAAAATCCCTCTGCAATTGATCCTTCTGGATGGGCTCTATTACGTACAAAGGACTTAAGAGTAAGAAGAAACCTGAAagtgaagaaaatttaaaatatttatgttctcaacatccaaaaaaacttgtttaacacttttaattaaaccaatttttataaacatacATACCTCTCAAGcggatacatccatcgataTTGTACCGGTCCAGCAACTTGGGCTTCGTGTGCCAAATGAATTACCAAATGCATCATAACAGtaaaaaatgaaggaggaaaAATTGTTTCCAACTGACAAAGTGTGATAACTATTTGAGACTCCAATTGTGATAGAAATTCCACATTAAGTACCTTAGAACAAATTTGCTTGAAGAAATTGCAAAGATCAACTAACACTGAAGTGACTTTATCTGGCAATGAACCCCGTAATGCTACTGGAAGAAGCTCTTGCATCAAAACATGACAATCATAACTTTTTAATCCAAACATCTTGTGTTGCTTGACATGCACACAACGTGGGATGTTTGATGAAcattcatctggagtttttacATTCTTGAGAATGCTTAGGAAAGATTCCTTTTCTTTGTTAGTCATTTGATAGCATGCTCTAGGCAAACGCGTTGTAGTTATATTAGGACTTGGTTGAGGATGGAGCATACTTCTTATGCCCATATCTACAAGATCAGCTCGTGCCTTATAATTATCTTTGGATTTTCCCTCTTGGTTTAACAATGTACCAATAATGTTGTCACATACGTTCTTTTCAATGTGCATCACATCAAGATTATGACGCAATACATTATATTGCCAATAAGGCAATGTGAAGAAAATGCTCTTCTTTTTCCAAGGTTGTGCTCCATTTGCTAGACCTTTTTCTCTACATTCATCtatttgtcttaaaatatcaGTCCCATCAAGTCTTTTAGGAGGGATCCTTAGCTCTCGTGTTCCATCAAAATCCCTACTATTCAATCTCCACTTATGTTTGGGAGATAACCAACGACGATGACCCATGTAGCAAAATTTTTTGCCATGACGTAACCACTGCGAGGTAGTTTCAATACCACAACATGGACATGCATATTGACCTTTAGTACTCCATCCAGACAAGTTAGCATATGCTGGAAAGTCATTAATAGTCCACATCATAGCTGCACGAAGTTGAAATGTCTCTTTCTTATAGGCATCAAATGTTTCAATTCCATCATCCCATAACTCTTGCAACTCTTGTACTAAAGGTTGCAGATAAATGTCAATGTTATTTCCAGGACCTTTTGGACCCGGAATTAATAGTGATAACATGAAGTATGGTTGTTTCATGCACATCcaaggaggaagattgtaaggaatTAGAATGACAGGCCAAGTGCTATGAGTAATACTCATAGTCTTGAAAGGATTGAAACCATATGAAGCCACTCCTAATCGAAAATTACGAGGATCTAACGAAAATGTTGGATATCGAGCGTCAAAATTCTTCCAAGCAAGGGAATCAGCTGGATGCCTAAGAGAACCATCATTCAATCTACTCTCATGGTGCCATCTCATTGATTCTGCAACTTTGGAGGACATGTATAACCTTTGCAACCTTGGTTTCAATGGAAACCATCGAAGGATCTTTGCTGGTATCTTCTTTCGCCTCTCAGAAGTCTCCATTCCATTACCTTGTACGTCTTCATTTGTTGTTTTCCACCTTGACGTACTACACTTTGGACATACTTCATATTTGGCATATTTATCCCAATATAATATGCAATCATTGGGACAAGCATGGATCTTCTCATACCCCAAACCTAATCCTGAAACAATCTTTTTAGTTTCATAATATGACTTTGGCAAAACATTTTCTTCTGGTAAAGCATCTCTTAGTAAATCAAGCAACATGGAGAATGACTTGTCACTCCACCCATGAAGACACTTTAAATGATACAAATGTACCATAAATGATAGCTTGCTATACTTCTTACAGTTGGGGTAAAGCATTTGCTCATT from Cicer arietinum cultivar CDC Frontier isolate Library 1 chromosome 3, Cicar.CDCFrontier_v2.0, whole genome shotgun sequence encodes:
- the LOC140919523 gene encoding uncharacterized protein, producing MDEQKSSEVTHELRWLSRGPSEVVRRYTGYAINGFRFHTKKRERFLKTQNSGVVVKTKTSTDEINYYGAITDILLLDYSGKYKFVLFKCDWVDINKGIKKDKFGMTLVNFKFLKHTGKNICDDPFVFASQAKKVFYIYDERNKDWLVVLNAKVRDIYDMGDEESNEIEEIHGQLMGDTSEATQNVNDLVRLQVEDDNDFFEVVDVDNMDDDEDNEDDEEDE
- the LOC140919742 gene encoding uncharacterized protein, with amino-acid sequence MCPCTKCANCHSYSRVCVYEHLTDPHRGFLRGYRQWIYHGEKPRTSSSATKQNVEMEHDMDGLVHDVFGVHSTEEPICGEGERIPEVRENSKFYEFVKENEQMLYPNCKKYSKLSFMVHLYHLKCLHGWSDKSFSMLLDLLRDALPEENVLPKSYYETKKIVSGLGLGYEKIHACPNDCILYWDKYAKYEVCPKCSTSRWKTTNEDVQGNGMETSERRKKIPAKILRWFPLKPRLQRLYMSSKVAESMRWHHESRLNDGSLRHPADSLAWKNFDARYPTFSLDPRNFRLGVASYGFNPFKTMSITHSTWPVILIPYNLPPWMCMKQPYFMLSLLIPGPKGPGNNIDIYLQPLVQELQELWDDGIETFDAYKKETFQLRAAMMWTINDFPAYANLSGWSTKGQYACPCCGIETTSQWLRHGKKFCYMGHRRWLSPKHKWRLNSRDFDGTRELRIPPKRLDGTDILRQIDECREKGLANGAQPWKKKSIFFTLPYWQYNVLRHNLDVMHIEKNVCDNIIGTLLNQEGKSKDNYKARADLVDMGIRSMLHPQPSPNITTTRLPRACYQMTNKEKESFLSILKNVKTPDECSSNIPRCVHVKQHKMFGLKSYDCHVLMQELLPVALRGSLPDKVTSVLVDLCNFFKQICSKVLNVEFLSQLESQIVITLCQLETIFPPSFFTVMMHLVIHLAHEAQVAGPVQYRWMYPLERYVCL